A portion of the Bacillota bacterium genome contains these proteins:
- a CDS encoding Gfo/Idh/MocA family oxidoreductase: protein MVNVGVIGCGNWGKNYVRNFSEIPEAKLVTCCDTNHARLMAIRERYPLVKLTKSFQTVASDPKIDAVVVATPPETHYAIARACLLRGKHVLVEKPFTLSSEDADHLVDIATKAGKVLMVGHIMDYHPALRVVKDYVAAGELGKVYYLHATRTSLGIVREDVSVLWDKAPHDIATLLYLLEDEPVSVAATGEAYVNDGIEDVAFVTIRFSSGVMANIHLSWLDPCKASRTTIIGEKKMIVFDDAETLEKVKVYNKGVNRRRDFTKKPEGGTHPNGVAEGSDSVGDATNGVDTLNGFSGFQYTFTYGDVYIPKLKMSEPLRNECLHFLECIREGKRPLTDGVNGAKVVRVLERAEESLRRGGEYVPIDSSVAAAGAREGFMAKARLFWKGLGF from the coding sequence GTGGTGAACGTGGGTGTAATCGGCTGCGGCAACTGGGGGAAGAACTACGTCAGAAACTTCTCCGAGATTCCCGAGGCGAAACTAGTGACGTGTTGCGACACAAATCACGCCAGGCTCATGGCCATCCGAGAGAGATACCCGTTGGTGAAACTGACCAAGTCTTTTCAGACCGTGGCGTCAGACCCGAAGATAGATGCGGTGGTCGTTGCAACTCCTCCGGAGACGCACTATGCGATAGCCCGCGCTTGCCTGCTTCGCGGAAAGCACGTCCTAGTGGAGAAGCCGTTCACCCTGTCCTCGGAGGACGCGGATCATTTGGTTGACATAGCGACCAAGGCGGGCAAGGTCCTCATGGTCGGGCACATAATGGACTATCACCCCGCGCTGCGAGTGGTGAAGGATTATGTTGCAGCGGGCGAGCTGGGCAAGGTGTACTACTTGCACGCTACGCGGACAAGCCTCGGAATAGTGCGGGAAGACGTGAGCGTCTTGTGGGATAAGGCTCCGCACGACATCGCCACCCTCCTTTACCTGCTGGAAGACGAGCCCGTGAGCGTCGCCGCCACAGGCGAGGCCTACGTGAACGACGGCATAGAAGACGTGGCGTTCGTCACGATCAGATTCTCCTCAGGCGTGATGGCCAACATTCACCTGAGCTGGCTTGACCCATGCAAAGCGAGCAGGACCACGATAATCGGCGAGAAGAAGATGATAGTGTTCGACGACGCCGAGACGCTCGAGAAGGTGAAGGTGTACAACAAGGGCGTGAACCGCCGCCGCGACTTTACGAAGAAACCTGAGGGCGGCACCCACCCGAATGGAGTGGCGGAAGGATCGGACAGCGTCGGGGACGCTACGAACGGTGTGGACACGCTGAACGGGTTCTCGGGCTTTCAGTACACGTTCACGTACGGGGACGTGTACATTCCGAAGCTGAAGATGAGCGAGCCTTTGCGGAACGAGTGCCTTCACTTCCTCGAGTGTATCCGCGAAGGCAAACGCCCCCTCACGGACGGCGTCAACGGTGCGAAGGTGGTCCGCGTGCTGGAGAGAGCTGAGGAGTCGCTTCGGCGCGGGGGCGAATACGTGCCCATAGACTCCAGTGTTGCAGCGGCAGGCGCCAGGGAGGGGTTC